A single Herpetosiphonaceae bacterium DNA region contains:
- a CDS encoding ArgE/DapE family deacylase, protein MNEVTALLSDLVAIDSINPDLVPGAVGEQAIAGFVAAWLERAGLDVTIDEPVPGRPSVVAMARGSGGGRSLMLNAHIDTVGVTGMEQPHNPSIIGNYLYGRGAYDMKGGLAAIMLAGAAARRHHLRGDVIVTAVADEEYQSIGTESIVKRWRADAAIVTEPTQLQVCIAHKGFTWLEVETTGVAAHGSRPDLGVDAIAKMGHVLVVLEQLDRELRAAPTHPLLRSGSLHASLIRGGQEASSYPERCTATIERRTIPGETQAIVEEQIQAVLDRIAAADPSFKATFRTTFVRSPFEVAADAPIVVELARQAQRLLGSEPKLVGETPWMDAAILSAAGIPTVVFGPSGTGAHAVVEWVDLDSVEQCANVLLATAVEFCG, encoded by the coding sequence ATGAACGAGGTGACAGCGTTACTCTCCGATCTGGTCGCGATCGACTCGATCAATCCCGATCTGGTGCCGGGCGCGGTAGGAGAGCAGGCCATTGCGGGTTTTGTGGCCGCCTGGCTTGAGCGCGCCGGGCTGGACGTGACGATCGACGAGCCGGTGCCGGGGCGGCCAAGCGTGGTTGCAATGGCGCGGGGTAGCGGCGGCGGGCGCTCGCTGATGCTCAACGCGCACATCGATACCGTCGGCGTCACCGGCATGGAGCAGCCACATAATCCAAGCATTATCGGCAACTACCTCTACGGTCGCGGCGCGTACGACATGAAGGGCGGTCTGGCGGCGATCATGCTGGCAGGCGCGGCTGCCAGACGCCATCATCTGCGCGGCGATGTAATCGTGACCGCCGTGGCGGACGAGGAGTACCAGAGCATCGGCACCGAGTCGATCGTCAAGCGCTGGCGGGCAGACGCGGCGATCGTCACCGAGCCGACGCAGCTACAGGTCTGTATCGCCCACAAAGGCTTTACCTGGCTGGAAGTCGAGACGACCGGCGTGGCGGCGCATGGCTCGCGCCCGGATCTTGGCGTGGATGCGATTGCGAAGATGGGCCATGTGCTGGTGGTCCTGGAGCAGCTTGATCGGGAGTTACGGGCAGCGCCGACCCATCCACTGCTGCGCAGCGGCTCGCTCCATGCATCGCTGATCCGGGGCGGGCAGGAGGCGTCGAGCTATCCGGAGCGCTGTACCGCGACGATCGAGCGGCGCACGATACCCGGCGAGACACAGGCGATCGTCGAGGAGCAGATCCAGGCGGTGCTGGATCGCATCGCCGCCGCCGATCCCAGCTTCAAGGCCACCTTCCGCACCACCTTCGTCCGGTCGCCCTTCGAGGTGGCCGCCGACGCGCCGATCGTTGTGGAGCTGGCCCGGCAGGCGCAGCGGCTGCTTGGCTCCGAGCCGAAGCTCGTCGGCGAAACGCCCTGGATGGACGCGGCGATCCTTTCGGCGGCGGGCATTCCCACGGTGGTCTTCGGTCCCAGCGGCACGGGCGCTCACGCCGTGGTGGAGTGGGTCGACCTCGATTCGGTCGAGCAGTGCGCAAACGTGCTCCTGGCGACG